From Woronichinia naegeliana WA131, the proteins below share one genomic window:
- the smc gene encoding chromosome segregation protein SMC: MVHVKRIELSHFKSFGGTTAIPFLPGFTVVSGPNGSGKSNILDALLFCLGLATSKGMRADRLPDLVNNNQSGKKGSSEASVSVTFDIRDLDDEAFLSMVMAANESLEEQNKTEGKENPTIILNREEWTVTRRLKITKGGNYSSTYYINGTVSTATQLHEQLSRLRVYPEGYNIVLQGDVTRIISMNAKERREIIDEMAGVAEFDRKITKTKETLEEVREREDRCRIIETELVRSLSRLTEDRVKAEKYQKLRATVQQKQQWEIVLKWRSLQQQETRLRGQLVQGEKESEQLQASLQQITQQITENTAEFNSFNAQVKALGEEEQLSVASQLAQQKAKQQQLSQRYQELTNLSQKNQTDVVQTRDTLNQLQQQFLHLSQEKSFFESQTLPQLQASRQNLLNTVEKYREQSQAIAAASEVWVQEQTALSRQVSQLQEQLTPQRTAQAQLQERQHQLEQSLRDARQTLAAVTPELLQKETEAAQRSAQIAGIQQQIQTLAQQLSLAEQEQSLLQETQNRLNKEQREKQRQLDKLEATKQAQQEAQGTYATQLILQSDLPGILGLVAQLGQVEAQFQLPLEVSAGARLGYIVVEDDGVAAAGIEILRQSKAGRATFLPLTKIRPPRPNDLGNLRHARGFIDLAVNLVQCDRRYADIFLYVFGNTVVFENLETARPQIGKQRIVTLEGDILESSGAMTGGSRPGRSSIRFGAIATEDSEELRSLRQRLGDIDQIQMRNDQMLLQRGEQIRQLSQELTEIRQNNREDHLYLQQLERDIERLTSQKATLTQQINQGQGDLTTLQERLAILNQTIPQLSAQLQQEQERLTVLETSHAHQEWQDIQTLIRGKENELKAAEQALQQGEIQLKDLQNQTVRLEEKITECQQSLELNQGQSLHLQRQQESLVQELTQLNLQIQATETLFAQLTDRLGLAKQERDRLEQVLRTLQNQQQQNTWQLEKLQATQQERHEQLHHLQEQLATQQTELPNPLPEIPLLENVDLETVNYPQLLEELQKEIRNGQKRLEAMEPVNMLALEEHEKTQARLTELKEKITTIEAERTELLLRIENFTTLRQRSFKDAFDAVNSNFQTIFAELSDGDGYLQLDDPEDPFNGGLNLVAHPKGKPVQRLSSMSGGEKSLTALSFIFALQRYRPSPFYGFDEVDMFLDGANVEKLSKMVCKQAKQAQFIVVSLRRPMIEAAERTIGVTQARGAHTQVLGMKLA; the protein is encoded by the coding sequence ATGGTTCACGTTAAGCGAATTGAACTTTCGCATTTTAAATCCTTTGGTGGTACAACAGCCATCCCTTTTTTGCCTGGTTTTACAGTCGTCTCTGGCCCCAATGGCTCAGGTAAATCCAATATTCTAGATGCTCTACTATTTTGTCTCGGATTAGCAACCTCTAAGGGGATGCGGGCCGATCGCCTGCCGGATTTAGTCAATAATAATCAGAGCGGTAAAAAGGGCAGTTCCGAAGCCAGTGTGTCTGTCACCTTTGACATTCGCGATTTAGATGATGAGGCTTTTTTGTCGATGGTGATGGCGGCCAATGAAAGCTTAGAGGAGCAAAATAAAACTGAGGGCAAAGAAAATCCCACCATTATTCTCAATCGAGAAGAGTGGACTGTCACCCGTCGTCTCAAAATTACCAAGGGCGGCAATTACTCCTCCACTTACTACATTAATGGAACGGTTTCCACAGCGACCCAACTCCATGAACAATTGAGTCGTCTTCGTGTCTATCCCGAAGGTTACAACATTGTTTTGCAAGGCGATGTGACCCGTATTATTAGTATGAATGCCAAGGAACGGCGAGAAATTATTGATGAAATGGCGGGGGTAGCAGAATTTGATCGCAAAATTACGAAAACCAAGGAAACCCTAGAAGAGGTGAGAGAACGGGAAGATCGCTGTCGCATTATTGAAACCGAATTAGTGCGATCGCTGTCTCGTTTAACCGAGGATCGGGTTAAGGCAGAAAAATATCAAAAATTACGGGCAACAGTTCAGCAAAAACAACAGTGGGAGATCGTTTTAAAATGGCGATCGCTGCAACAACAGGAAACCCGTCTCAGGGGTCAGTTAGTGCAGGGAGAAAAAGAGTCAGAACAATTGCAAGCGAGTTTGCAACAAATTACCCAACAAATTACCGAAAATACCGCCGAGTTTAATAGTTTCAATGCTCAAGTTAAGGCACTAGGAGAAGAAGAACAATTATCCGTTGCTTCCCAATTGGCACAACAAAAAGCTAAACAACAACAGCTTAGTCAACGTTATCAAGAATTAACTAACCTAAGTCAAAAAAATCAAACCGATGTTGTCCAAACCCGTGACACCTTAAACCAATTACAACAGCAATTTTTACACCTTAGTCAGGAAAAAAGTTTCTTTGAAAGCCAGACCTTACCCCAATTACAAGCCAGCCGTCAAAACCTATTAAATACGGTGGAAAAATATCGGGAACAGTCCCAGGCGATCGCCGCCGCTTCTGAGGTATGGGTACAGGAACAAACCGCCCTGAGTCGTCAAGTTAGTCAATTACAGGAACAGCTTACCCCTCAACGAACTGCACAGGCTCAATTACAGGAACGTCAACACCAACTGGAACAAAGCTTAAGGGATGCCCGTCAAACCCTAGCGGCAGTTACTCCTGAACTACTTCAAAAGGAAACTGAAGCCGCCCAGCGATCAGCCCAAATTGCGGGTATTCAGCAACAAATTCAAACCCTAGCGCAACAATTAAGTCTGGCTGAACAGGAACAAAGTTTGCTTCAGGAAACCCAAAATCGTCTGAACAAAGAACAACGAGAAAAACAACGGCAACTGGATAAATTAGAAGCCACAAAACAGGCCCAACAAGAAGCCCAGGGAACCTATGCAACGCAGTTAATTTTACAATCCGATTTACCTGGCATATTAGGATTAGTGGCCCAACTGGGTCAGGTAGAAGCCCAATTTCAATTACCCCTAGAAGTTTCTGCTGGTGCAAGATTAGGTTATATCGTGGTTGAAGATGATGGCGTGGCGGCGGCTGGCATTGAAATTTTGCGGCAATCTAAGGCTGGACGAGCCACTTTTTTACCTTTAACCAAAATTCGTCCCCCGCGTCCCAATGATTTAGGCAATTTACGTCATGCCAGGGGTTTTATTGATTTAGCGGTTAATTTGGTGCAGTGCGATCGCCGTTATGCGGATATTTTTCTCTACGTTTTTGGCAATACTGTCGTCTTTGAAAATTTAGAAACTGCCCGTCCTCAGATCGGCAAACAACGTATTGTCACCTTAGAAGGAGATATTTTAGAAAGTAGTGGGGCCATGACGGGAGGTAGTCGGCCAGGGCGATCTAGTATTCGTTTTGGAGCGATCGCCACCGAAGATTCAGAGGAATTGCGTAGTCTCAGACAACGTTTAGGAGATATTGATCAAATTCAAATGCGTAATGATCAAATGTTGTTACAACGGGGAGAACAAATTAGACAATTATCCCAGGAACTAACCGAAATTCGTCAAAATAATCGAGAAGATCACCTTTACCTGCAACAATTGGAGCGGGATATTGAACGCTTAACGAGTCAAAAAGCCACCCTCACCCAACAAATTAATCAAGGCCAAGGGGATTTAACTACGCTTCAAGAACGTCTTGCTATTTTAAATCAAACTATTCCCCAATTATCGGCTCAATTACAACAGGAGCAGGAAAGACTAACGGTCTTAGAAACATCCCATGCTCATCAAGAATGGCAAGATATTCAGACTTTAATTCGAGGTAAAGAAAATGAATTAAAAGCAGCAGAACAAGCTTTGCAACAGGGGGAAATTCAGCTTAAAGATTTGCAAAATCAAACCGTCCGTTTAGAGGAAAAAATTACCGAATGCCAACAATCCCTAGAGCTAAATCAAGGGCAATCTCTCCATCTGCAACGTCAACAGGAAAGCTTAGTTCAGGAGTTAACCCAACTCAATCTTCAAATTCAAGCCACGGAAACCCTATTTGCCCAGTTAACTGATCGCCTGGGACTGGCCAAACAAGAACGCGATCGCCTGGAACAGGTTTTGAGAACCTTACAGAATCAACAGCAACAAAACACCTGGCAATTAGAGAAATTGCAAGCAACGCAACAGGAACGTCATGAGCAATTACACCATCTTCAGGAACAATTAGCCACTCAACAAACGGAACTCCCCAATCCCCTCCCCGAAATTCCCCTACTGGAAAATGTTGATCTCGAAACGGTTAATTATCCCCAGCTTTTAGAAGAGCTACAAAAAGAAATTCGCAACGGTCAAAAACGCCTAGAAGCAATGGAACCAGTTAATATGTTAGCTCTAGAAGAACATGAAAAGACCCAAGCTCGTTTGACAGAGTTAAAGGAAAAAATCACCACCATTGAAGCCGAAAGAACTGAGTTGTTATTGCGAATCGAAAATTTTACTACCCTACGGCAGCGTTCCTTTAAAGATGCCTTTGATGCTGTCAATAGTAACTTCCAAACCATTTTTGCTGAATTGTCCGATGGTGACGGTTATTTACAATTGGATGATCCCGAAGATCCCTTCAACGGCGGCTTAAATTTGGTAGCCCATCCCAAGGGAAAACCCGTTCAGCGTTTAAGTTCCATGTCTGGAGGGGAAAAATCGTTGACAGCGTTGAGTTTTATCTTTGCTCTACAACGTTATCGTCCCTCGCCTTTTTATGGCTTTGATGAAGTGGATATGTTTTTGGATGGAGCTAATGTGGAAAAACTCTCTAAAATGGTTTGTAAACAAGCAAAACAGGCCCAATTTATTGTCGTTAGTTTGCGTCGTCCCATGATTGAAGCAGCCGAAAGAACTATTGGTGTAACCCAAGCGAGAGGAGCCCATACCCAGGTTTTAGGGATGAAGTTAGCTTAA